Proteins encoded together in one Lathamus discolor isolate bLatDis1 chromosome 3, bLatDis1.hap1, whole genome shotgun sequence window:
- the MRAS gene encoding ras-related protein M-Ras translates to MATSAVPSENLPTYKLVVVGDGGVGKSALTIQFFQKIFVPDYDPTIEDSYLKHTEIDGQWAILDVLDTAGQEEFSAMREQYMRTGDGFLIVYSVTDKASFEHVDRFHQLILRVKDRESFPMILVANKVDLMHLRKITREQGREMATKHNIPYIETSAKDPPLNVDKAFHDLVRVIRQQIPEKSQKKKKKTKWRGDRATGSHRLQCVIL, encoded by the exons ATGGCTACAAGTGCCGTTCCCAGTGAAAACCTCCCCACATACAAGCTGGTGGTGGTTGGAGATGGTGGCGTGGGGAAGAGTGCTCTCACCATTCAGTTTTTCCAGAAGATTTTTGTGCCGGATTATGACCCAACTATTGAAGACTCCTATCTGAAGCACACAGAAATAGATGGGCAATGGGCAATTCTTGATG TTCTGGATACTGCAGGCCAAGAGGAGTTCAGCGCAATGCGAGAGCAATACATGAGGACTGGAGATGGTTTTCTTATAGTCTACTCAGTGACGGACAAGGCCAGCTTCGAGCATGTGGACCGCTTCCACCAGCTGATCCTCAGAGTCAAGGACAG AGAGTCCTTTCCAATGATTTTGGTGGCGAACAAAGTTGATCTAATGCATTTGCGGAAAATTACAAGagaacagggaagagaaatggcAACAAAACATAAT ATTCCCTATATAGAAACTAGCGCCAAGGACCCACCTCTAAACGTTGACAAGGCCTTCCACGACCTCGTGAGGGTAATAAG GCAACAGATCCCAGAGAAAAgccagaagaagaagaaaaagaccaaaTGGCGAGGGGACAGAGCCACGGGCTCCCACAGACTCCAGTGTGTGATTTTGTGA